Genomic window (Nymphaea colorata isolate Beijing-Zhang1983 chromosome 1, ASM883128v2, whole genome shotgun sequence):
TTTGCAATGACAGTACTTCATAAATCAACTAGACAAGCCAGAAGATGCATCCAACAAACATGATTTCACCTCGAGACACAGAGAGTGAGTGCTAAGCAGTTCTCCCAGTTGTCCACCGTTGTGGCATTTCCCAGTAGacaggaagaaagggaaaaaaaaatggttcgCTTGCATAAAAATGAATAATGCCATTAAGTATGAAAGACTAAATACTAAACTAGTTCCCACCAGCTAGGGTTGTTGCAGAAACGAGGAAACTCCCAACCAACAAGTGTAAAACATACCAATACGTCAAAAATGCCCAAGTCCTTTTGGGTAAAATAATGCAAGTACTTTGGTCGTAATATCTTTttgagaagaaagagaaaaacaaatttgtcAACGGACGAGCTATATGGCCGTTGCGAAGACGAAGTTTTAAGCGTTCAAAGTTTCCACTTCAGAAGCAGTCGAACCAACCCAGTAAACACATGGTAAGACGTTTAGGTAAAGCATCGAGATTCTGGTAAATCGTATGAagaattagaaaatgaaagagttGAACAAGGAAAAGGTTTCATCAAGTCTTAGATAGGAATCTTGTCAAGATCggtccccaagaaaaacttTGCTTATCTTTTATTGCAAAATCAGGAATCAAAAACCTTAATTGAGTGCAAAATCAGGAATAAAAAACCCTTCAAGCTATGCCTATGATTGCTCAAGAAGACCAGCAACCAAGTGCAAAATTTCTCCAGAAACTAAAGTTCctaaaatttattcaaaataagTAAAGGTTATATTTCATCATCCCTAGACAATGGAAAATCTAGTCCTCATACtctaaataaaaatgaaaggaaaaaaaaaagcagaaaaacaaaattgtgCAGAGCATTAGAAGAGATGCAATGACTCACCACCTCTCCCATTTATACAATGTCAACAAGCTAGCTTCTGGCGATGAGAGCAAGCACTGCCGAATTCCAATTGAAACCGAATTTTCACCATCATCAATAATTTGCCGCTACTTTACGCAAACTATCACCACCATAGGAATTCAAGTCTTCCACCTGGCCGTCATCCTCCTGCTTCTGCTGACCTTTATAGGGATCAACAGGATAATTCAAAGAGAAACAAGCGTAGCAGAACCCCGAGCTCTCCTCCCCAAGCAATTTCCTCAAATTCTCCAGCTTGAGATACGCAAGCGTGTCTGCTCCTATGAACTCCCTCACCTTCTCGACGCTCATCCTGTTAGAGATCAACTCCTCTGACTCCGGCGTGTCGACACCATAATAACAAGACCCGATGATGGGCGGGCTGGCGATCCTCATGTGCACCTCCTTCGCGCCCGCCTCCTTGAGAAGCCTAACGATCTTCGTAGATGTCGTCCCCCTAACGATGGAATCGTCGACGACCACCACCCTCTTCCCTTCGAGCACCGGCCGGACGGGGGCAAGCTTCAGCTTGACGCCAAAATCCCTAATCTTCTGTGACGGCTCGATGAACGTCCTCCCCACGTAGTGCGACCTGATCAAGCCTTGCTGGAACGGCACCCCTGCCTTCGCGGCGTATCCAAGAGCCGCCACTACCCCGGAATCAGGCACGGCGATGACGACGTCACACTCGACGGGATCCTCCATGGCGAGTGCCTGCCCGAAATGGTACCTGGAATTATAGACTGAGCGCCCAAAGACAACGGAATTCGGCAGGGAGAAGTATATGAGCTCAAAGACGCAAGCTTTCCTCTCCATGTGGGGAAGGAGACAGAGGGAGGTGATAGAGAATTCGCTGCCATCGGCGTCGAGGTCGCGCTCGACGACGACGACCTCGCCTGGATTCACTTCGCGCTCGTATGTCGCTTCGATGAGGTCCAGAGCGCAAGTCTCAGAGGCGAAGACGACCGCTCCGTTGCTCCGGCGGCCCATGACGAGGGGCCGGAATCCGTGAGGATCCCGGACCGCCACGAGCTTGTCCTCTGTAAGGAAGACGAGCGAATAGGCGCCCTCCAGCTGTTCGCAGGCGTTGACGATACGGGCGACGAAAGGCCGCGCCTTCGAGATAGCGATCAGGTGGAGAATCACCTCGGTATCGGACGAGGTATTGAAGATGGAGCCCCGCCGCTCGAGGGCGGAGCGGAGGGCAGGGTAGTTCACGAGGTTTCCGTTATGTGCGACGCCAACGGAGCCGAAGTAGTAGCCGTAGACGAAGGGCTGCACGTTCTTCAGCTTCGACGAACCAGCCGTCGAGTACCGCACGTGGCCAATCGCCGAGTTGCCCACAAGCTGCCGGAGGCTCTCGTCGTTGAAGACATCAGTGACGAGGCCGAGCCCCGTGATCGAGATAGGCGCGGCCCGCCGGCCGCCGGCGGTGGGGGATGACGGCATGGAGACGATGCCCGCGCCCTCCTGGCCGCGGTGTTGCAACGAGTGGAGGGCGAGATAGCAAAGCCGCGCTGCCTCAGGGTCGCCGTAGATCCCCACGATGCCACACTCGTCATGAGGGCGATCATCGCCGGCTTCCACCTGAGCTGCCCCGAAGTAACCGACTTCATCTCGGGAGTCAGGCGACCACGGTGTCAGGGATTTGCACGACAAGGCGCAGAAGGAGGAGGGTTTAGGGCTTTGGGAGGGGGAAACGCCGCACGGCCTTTGCAGGAGGGAGAACGACGACCGAAGAGGGCGGCAGGAGGGAGAAGAACACACCGGGGCTTTCTGAAAAGACTGCGGGCGGGGTATTAATGTTAGGGTTTCCAGCGAGAAATTTGCCATTGTTGCAGAGGAGACACAGGAaggcggcgacggcgacgacgacgatgacgatgatgaatttttcctctttttccctcttttttcaaGGTTTTCTTAAAAAACGGACGAAACTTATATACTCATACAAGGAACCGTCCATCTCGAGATGGACGGACCCGCATTTCTCAACTTCATTCCAGTTACCTTTTCAAGAAAAGTACGATTCCCGATATTTCTTTCCGCCGAAAGACGGTGACCGGTGTTTGTTTTCTAATAAAGACTAAACTGTCCCTCTTCTCCCGGGTCTGGATCCGAGTATGACTTCGCCCCgatcggatttagatatgaCCCGGGTGAACACGAGCCCAAGTTAAGTCAGCTGACCTCTGGCTCAACTCGAGTTTCGAGAATAGGTCAACGGAAGCAGCTCAACTAGACAGTTACGTAttaagttcgagctcgactggatattcatcgttacgcgTTGAGCTCGAATTCGATTCAATTAAAGCTAGATAGATTCGTTTGATTCAAAGAATTGTCATTGTTACGTGCCCATTTCGAGtgcgacaaactcgtaaactcatttgaatatatcaacttgattaaagctcaacaaactcgattaaggttcgagcTCGACTGGATAGGTACGTCTTGAACTCGAagtcaactcgattatttgaacgagtcgactcataaactcgagttcgactcattaag
Coding sequences:
- the LOC116245930 gene encoding amidophosphoribosyltransferase, chloroplastic-like; translated protein: MANFSLETLTLIPRPQSFQKAPVCSSPSCRPLRSSFSLLQRPCGVSPSQSPKPSSFCALSCKSLTPWSPDSRDEVGYFGAAQVEAGDDRPHDECGIVGIYGDPEAARLCYLALHSLQHRGQEGAGIVSMPSSPTAGGRRAAPISITGLGLVTDVFNDESLRQLVGNSAIGHVRYSTAGSSKLKNVQPFVYGYYFGSVGVAHNGNLVNYPALRSALERRGSIFNTSSDTEVILHLIAISKARPFVARIVNACEQLEGAYSLVFLTEDKLVAVRDPHGFRPLVMGRRSNGAVVFASETCALDLIEATYEREVNPGEVVVVERDLDADGSEFSITSLCLLPHMERKACVFELIYFSLPNSVVFGRSVYNSRYHFGQALAMEDPVECDVVIAVPDSGVVAALGYAAKAGVPFQQGLIRSHYVGRTFIEPSQKIRDFGVKLKLAPVRPVLEGKRVVVVDDSIVRGTTSTKIVRLLKEAGAKEVHMRIASPPIIGSCYYGVDTPESEELISNRMSVEKVREFIGADTLAYLKLENLRKLLGEESSGFCYACFSLNYPVDPYKGQQKQEDDGQVEDLNSYGGDSLRKVAANY